The stretch of DNA GTCATACCGCATGTAATGTTAGCACGGTGGCAGTctggagtagtgtgtgtgtgtgtttacctccacACAGTTGTCACACACAGAGCAGTGTGAACAGCGGGGCGGTCTGTAGAAACGGCAGCTGGAGCACCACTTCATCCGGACCTGAATGCCCTTAACTTCCACCGTTTTATAGAGCGGAGCGCGGAAATCATCCTCTTTATCCTCATCCTCTTCcgctgtgaacacacacacacacacacacacactgaaacactttCTTTACACCTTATTAAGACAGGCATCTCTAACACACACTCTGCTTACCTCTGGGAAAGACCCCTGGGTCCATAAAGGTGGCCATGCAGAAGTTGGCGAGGGTGAAGAGGAAGACCACAGCGTTATAGATGGGAATGACGGAGGAGACATGCTCTGACAACCACGGAcacctggagggagagggatggggtgaGAGACAGAATTTTTATATGgaattcattgtgtgtgtgtgtgtgagagtgtcacTCACGTGAAGCAGAAGAAGAGTGTGGTGGAGCCGACCAGGAAAGTGGTTGCCGCGGAGACGGGAACGAAGCGACTGGGTCGGAACGGGCAGGGAGGAGAGGCGGCGGGGCCCCCCACCTCCCCACCTAGTCCCCCACTACTGAACCCCGGcatcagagggagggagagaggaggagggagcgaGGTAGAAGAGGTATATCTAAAGAGAAGGATGTTGGAAAGGTCAGAGGGAAGACCTCAGTGTCCGTATGGGATAAGGGGGCATGATGGTAGATGGGAAGGGTCTTAGGTAGCAGAAATAGTATTATTAAAGAAAGCAGCCATTTGGGAGAAACGTCTTAAGGTAGCCAGATATTTGCACTTTGGCCACAAAAACCACTTAAACTTAAATACTTATTTTATAGTAAAGTCTACACCTTTGTTTGCATATGTGTAGATCTTTGCAGGTATATCTACAGCTAGCTAGATAGATAGCtatacattttatatattttgaaaacaaaactatACAATATCATACAAAAATAAttgaaacttttttttaaatatttctgTGTGGCTTTCATGTAACCTTATTTGGTGCAACAATATACATAAATCAACCAAATCTTTCCTGTCTACTGCAACAAAGACCCACAAGGGCACACACAATTAACTGCTTTTACAAATACTTCCTGACCTGGTGAGACAacaaaccaaccctaaccctccacAGGGATCAAAACCTACATCTATCACTACTATTTACAAACTCTCTTGTAAGGGGCAGAAATTAGGAGGTTGTAGCAGGACTGCCTGTAAAACAACAGAACAGGGGTGTCTAGCAGAGCAGTGACCATCCACTGAACTCTGGTCTTGTACAATGTGTATCTAGgcactgagagtgtgtgtgtgagacaatgTGATTGGGTGAGACAGAAAAGTGTGACAGAATGCTTGCAAAGGGGATAGTTCCAGGGTCTATATTCTGGGGAGGCAGCCGTTgggacaaaaaaataaaaaaataaatccaaGGCCGCATGCAGCTTTAAAAAAAGCCTGTATACAAAAGCTCTCAAATGTTTTATACACTATTCAGTGCTCTGTCCGTCTAAGAGAGCATTCATATCCACAGGTGAGATCAGTCTTGTCTGATCAACTTGGTCAATTAGCTGTTTTTTTTAGCTGTTTGTTTTAGTCTTTGTAACAGTGCAGGTAAAACCCATCCCATCTCTGAAACCACCGTAGACACGCCTCCTTTCCCATGATGCCACGCAGAAAGAGGAAGCCACTCAGACAACTGCAGGTCGTCTCAGTCCAGTGTTCTAGCACACGGTTGTTGTCTATGACAGCACCTCCTGAAACACATGGAAACAGAGGGCATGTTACACAACTACTAGATTACATCAATAGCATTAACCAACACCACAAGCGTCAACCATTAGTAattacacacacaaaaccacaaaCACGAATGCAGCCAAGAACAACATATTGTTGCAAGGTGTGACAATAACGTGTTCTTTGCATAGCTAGTTGTTGAACGCCACAGAAGTGTGTGTACGTCTAGGGAGTGGCAGGTCGTGTGTTGAAACCTGACAATTATGTCAACTGTACTCAATCTTCATTTCCCAGTAGTGACTAACGAGGTCAAAACGGGTATCTAAAAGCGTTGctcacgctctctcacacacgtATTCATAAATATACAACAGCACACTCATCCACACAGATCTCATGTAACACCTGCGGGAAAAGTCCAGTTCCGTTTGAACACTGAAAACGGTTCTAAGGCAATGGTGGAACCTGAGCATTAGAACACACCTCTACTACAACCTTCAACAACCTAGCTAGCTATTCTACACACCCCCATCTATGGCAGAGGCGCACAAAAGTACATACCGGTACAATCAACAACACCTGACATACAAAATATTCTGTAGATAATATATTTAAAGCAAACACTACATATCTTATTAGCACTAAAACAACCCTAAGCCTTCTCTACACGGACCGTGTATGTATCTGTGAAAACAGACTGGCTGCTGAATGTTGGAGGTCGTGTGACCTACTGTTAGCAGACGACTAATCATCTCCATGCAGCACACACATCAAATCCCCCTGATTTAAACGGCTGTTAATCCTGAAATATCCCTGTTCCGCAGAGTAACATTACCCTGCCTTTGCCCCTGTCACGTTAGCTTCCAAACATTATGTCTGTTAGTGACGAGTCTGACAGCCAGCACTTCACTTCTATCAAGTCTGCTAACTCAAACTATAAAGTGTCCGATTGCATGCTCCATCGTCGATGCTAAACACAGCCTGTCAGCTAACCATGTTCTACAGGAGATGCTAGgtatgtagctagttagctggctacaTAGGCATTGTAATTGTGTCCCAATGAATCTGTACATGTACGTTTATTTTACGCCTGCTGCGATGGGTTAGTGTACATGTGACAAAATTAAAAGACAAGGGGATAATTACTACGCATTTTCAGAACTGTTGGGACTCGAAAGTTACGTGAAACTGTAACCCCCAGTATAAAAAAGTGACCTAGCCTAACGTTCGTTACTCCTTAGTCCAAGGACCTTATATGTTGTTAAGGCGAATTGGCTCTGGAAGCCAAAACAGCCGAATACTCCATCTAAACatgaatcgattctcaattggGGTACGTTTCTAGAAACACAAAaccctctactttcatatcacattaaaacaatttcacaaatgcaaaatgCACTTACTGTACCGGGTTAACAGTTGCAGCggacagtatttttcagtgacatgTTTGTGGCGTTTGTCTTCCGTTTACACAGGTGTTCGGATTCGCAGATAACGTTAGCTGTGTGCGTAAACAAACACTAACATGGAaatatggccgtgtgggaaccCAAACGCTATGAAGTTGTGTAACAATTTAACCTTTTGTttgaaaaatattaatatttgATGTTAAAAGATAAGGTCATTATGCTTCAAAAATCGTACCGCAAGCGAATCGTTTTCATGTTCAGACCGAGTGTCGTTAAAGATACTCCCCCGCACAGAAGACGCCTTCGTCCAATGACTCGTTATGTATAATGGAACAGATAGTCCTGATCAAGGAATACATGTTAGCTGACTAGCTAGCCAAACCAGGGCAAGTTTGTCGCGACGACCTGTGTTTGATCACCGCTTGAGACAGAACTATAAACAATCAGTTACTTGAATATTGGGGAAAGCAGTTCACCAAAAACAGGGCATACCTGACATCCAGAGCTGATGTTTTCAAGTTCTTAATATTTGGGTGAGTTTCGAGTCCCGAGGCTAGTTAGCTACTAGCTAggccaatggggggggggggggggggggggtattttacaCTGGCCCGTGTTGAACCAGGCACAAACCCATCACGGCATCCGGAGGAGCGCCCTTCTCAAATCGAACAGTAATCGTGCAACGTCCAGAAACATTATTTTCCATCAAATAAATGTTTCAATTAAACTAGTTTTAATTTGGAAGATTTAAcaatcacttttgcatgtgaaaCAGAATCCTAATAATTACATTCCTTTTATTTTGAGCCGACCCCCGTTGGACAGAGCGGGGCACCTGGCGCCAGGTCGGTTCCAAATCGAATGCAATCCTCTTTCAGCCGGTGCAAAACACACCTGCGCCCGGGCGAGATTAATCGAACCCCCTCAATGTTGGCACGCCGGAACTCGCTCCTTTAGGTGGGACTTTTGTCCAATCAGTGATTGAGATTAGCGTCATTCCCACAAATCTCTTGGCCTTCGCGGGTGAGTCGGTATGCCTATGAGGGTCAACATTTGAAAGCTTTCAACATGCCAGAGGTCGCTCAGGATAGTGGTCTGTTATCTAAAGCAGGTTAAAGAGTCATATCTAAAACATTGCTGGAAATGgcacattttatttaaaaatgtattttcacaATAAAAACAATCATACCAAACAGTCTTGTGTGGGAAAACAACTTGAGAGAACTGATATAAAACCAAGTCCAGTTTCTGTACATTGGAATTAACaagttgaatgaaaaaatatTTACAGCCTTTTTCCCTCCTCCCTCAACTCCATTCCTCTCCACCCAACACTAaacccctccctcctctattcaACACTCTCCACCCAACACTTGTGCGGTCTTTCATCTCTCCCTTATCAGTTGAGTGTGAAGCCAAATATTGACAGAACAGATACCACTCTCCTAGTCTAGGTACCACTCTGTTAAACTATCCTTCCAACCCTTGTCATATGCCAAAGATAGATTTTTGGTACAAGGAGTGTAATGTTAGCTAAACAGAGCAAGCAGGCTACTGCTCTGCTGCCCCAAACTCTGTGCTACTGAAAATAAACTCCTTGACAAGAGCCATCAGGTTTCAGACATACTGcatctctcgctcttcctctggcgttttcccctctctcctcttctatttGAGGTCGATAAAGCGAATGTCCATGATGAGCAGTGTGTGTCTGGGGAGGGGTCTTGGGGCGGGCGAGAGCACAGTCATCACCTGTGCCTGTGTGTCCACGTTAgtcaccacaatgaacccacacACCGGGCTCTCCAGCAAGCCCCTGCGCACCCCCCCAgccacctcctccccctcatcgGCACAGCTTACGCTCAGTACGTGGTGCGTGAGATCGCGACCTGGGGTCACAGGGACAAGCTTCAGCTGGGTGTCGTCCTGCGACATCCCCAGAGGAAGGCACGAATCCGGGATGGATGGCGCTCCGATCTTGTAGATGCGCACGTCAGAAAAGCGCACGTCGAAGGCGTGAGGGTAGAAAGAGACACCGCGGAAACCGTAGAAGTACTCCCGGATCTTGTCGTCCCGAGCCTCGCGCCGGCAGTCTTTGGAGCGCTCCACGACCCCTCCGGATTTGGGTAACAGCACGACTCGGACGAAATGCGGCAGGTCCCGCTTCAGCTCGTTGTAGAGCCTCTCCTGGTCCAGCACCAGAACCACATCCACCTCAAAGGCTGAGGCGCAGTGGACCAGGGCCTGGTAGCCAGAACCCTTTACCCATCCACAGGTGTTGATGATGCAGCCGCCCACACTGGCTTTCCTGTTCACCTCACAGCGCTGGGAAAACACCTCAGCCAGACATGATGTCAactaggagggagggagagagaaagagagaaatggatggggaagaaagagtgagaaagatTACATACACCAGGGGGAAAAAGTCCATTACAAAGTTCTGGGTTCATATAACCTAATGCCATAACCAGAGGTGATCAGTGTCATCTTTCACCTTGTTGTAGAGTTTGATGTTGGTTCCTGGTGTGGTGGAGCCAAAGTGGTAGACCAGTGGAGCCTGTACTGAGTACCCCTCCTCCACGTCAGCGGGACGCTCAATACACAGCGCTGACATTGTGCCCGGGACTGACACCTGACAGGAAAGCATCAAGTCATCAACAGCAATAACCAGACACAGCCAGTCAACACCATCACAGAAGCATGATTCATTTCAATATTACATGCAATTATCCTTATTAGCATAATAGCAGTGTTAGTAAGAGGGGAACAGTAGCAAAGAGGCGATATGCACGCCTCCATCCACAGAGACAACATATTCATGTCTCACCCCACTCTGGCCCACGTCGAGCTCCACCAGTGTAGGCCTCCTGCCCAGTCTGACAGCGTAGCTCAGCAACAGCCTGCACACCGTCGACTTCCCCACGTCTGTAGGCCCCACCACCATCACCTGGGGGACAACGTTGAAGCAACGTTTACACAACAAGCGAgcatacacacactgaccaaGGGCCACAtctcacaaacagacacacagccgAACACTGACCCGTGGGCCCCTTTcgttgtctctctctgcctgtcgtCTCATCTGTTCCAGTGCGGCGTGGGTGTTCAGGTAGAGCAGCATGGGTGTGTCCTTTGATACGTACGCCACCTAGAAGAGAGCGAGATCAACATATTTCTGCATCCTTCACTCCTAGCAGTGGCAGATACCAAGGCAGACGTTTCAGCCATGCACATATCCCCCTCCATTCATCGGTTACTCCTCCACAGCCTCTCACCTCTGTCTTCCCTGAGAGAGAAACACTGCAGCCCTGCCAGGTGAACACAGCGATCTTGGAGCCCGGTGGGAACGTGTACTTCTTGTTGCGGTTGAGCTCTGAACCAAAGACTTCAGCCAATCCCGTGAGCAGCTCCAGCTGCACCTTCTCCCCAGCCTCCACCTCAAACCGcagctctgtctctttctccaggTCAAACCTCGTCCCCCCCCCACCAGCACCCGCCCCAGCCCCCGCAGCCTCCTCACCAGCCTTCTCTGAGCCCTCAGTCGCCATGGCTGTACAGAGACAAAGGTTCGATTTAGCCTCAACAACACATTTAGCCTCAACAATCACCGACATGGCTGCTTCAACTCTGCCATGTGATAAGTTGAATTCAGTTGAATTGAAACAACAGCCACTAGTATGCACGGTCCAATAGTATCCACATCACTTTCATGTGCATATCAGGTGGCATCTGTAATCAGCTAGCCGCATCCCCCTACcaaccctcactcacctgctACTCCCTGGCCGCTCTTCCTgcacatctatccctccatcagtTATCGAAATATAATTTAGCCTTAACGGCGAGCGAGACTGCAGACCCTGATGAGTCTTGTGTTGTTATATTTGTACATTTGTTACAGTGGAGCAGAGCGAGCAAAGTTGATACATTGTATCATTTCATCACGTGTTATAAGTACAATGTCATGCAACCTCTGAGTGCCAGAGAGgggaaattcttatttacaatgacgacctaccacgACCaaacacggccggttgtgatacctggaatcgaaccagggtctgtagtgacacctctagcactgagatgcagtaccttagacggCTTCGCCACTGAATGGCAGAGGAAGAAAGAAAAAGGGCATGCTACTCATGAAATGTGCTTCAAAGATTCATATAGGCCTAATGAaaacctaagctaaataaaacatgtatttttggtGCTACTTAATTTGTTTGAAAgttgagatcagtgtgtgtgtggtagagaggaAGGCAGTATGTGAGGGAGATGTGTGTGTTAACTGAAGAGTAAACGTTTTATGCAGTGTTTTCCTTTACTGCCACAATGACACGCAGATCATTATGCATGTAAAGTTatattccttccttcctcccattCCTCCAGCCAAATCACAGGTAGGCCTATACAAATATGAGCAAATCAGCCATTCTGTTCAGTATTCTATAATACACTGAACAGTGTAAAGTTAAATTCAACGTGTTGTACTGAGTAGAAGTGCGACTTTCAGTGACAGGTTTCTGCGTAACACAAAAGCAGAACGTCCGGGGACAGGGCGAACaggacaataccccccccccccaaaaaaaaaaagcagAACAGTAACGCGTGCCAAGCATTTACAACACGTAGCATAAATTACATGTTGAGAAGCTACAAATACGTTGATCAAGAGGGGTGTTTCTTTCTACCTTTATATATGAACAACTTGAAACGGATAGGTACAAAAAAGTGAGCGTATTAAGTCCAATATCATGCGAAAAGTAAATAACaatgctagctaatgttagcatgtAGGCCAGCTATCCGGCAATGCCTGGCTAGAACCGTACCAGCGCAAACCTGCTGAATGCATAGAACTGAGATTTTAAATAtttatatcatttttttttttagataatCGTTTGTGCCAACATACTACATTTGCTACTTACAGCATAAGTGATTGGTCCTAAATTCGTTTTCAAAGCGTCCTCCACCTCACCGGAAGACCACCATAGAACGATAGTCCGACAGACGTCATTCTTCTTAGAACCAATCAGCGTCTGTGATTGTGTGGCTCGTTGACGCGTTTTAAAAAAGTATGAA from Oncorhynchus kisutch isolate 150728-3 linkage group LG15, Okis_V2, whole genome shotgun sequence encodes:
- the LOC109905208 gene encoding polyribonucleotide 5'-hydroxyl-kinase Clp1 codes for the protein MATEGSEKAGEEAAGAGAGAGGGGTRFDLEKETELRFEVEAGEKVQLELLTGLAEVFGSELNRNKKYTFPPGSKIAVFTWQGCSVSLSGKTEVAYVSKDTPMLLYLNTHAALEQMRRQAERDNERGPRVMVVGPTDVGKSTVCRLLLSYAVRLGRRPTLVELDVGQSGVSVPGTMSALCIERPADVEEGYSVQAPLVYHFGSTTPGTNIKLYNKLTSCLAEVFSQRCEVNRKASVGGCIINTCGWVKGSGYQALVHCASAFEVDVVLVLDQERLYNELKRDLPHFVRVVLLPKSGGVVERSKDCRREARDDKIREYFYGFRGVSFYPHAFDVRFSDVRIYKIGAPSIPDSCLPLGMSQDDTQLKLVPVTPGRDLTHHVLSVSCADEGEEVAGGVRRGLLESPVCGFIVVTNVDTQAQVMTVLSPAPRPLPRHTLLIMDIRFIDLK